The genomic segment TGGAACTTTAGATACGGTAATTACTTCTGGGAAGTTAGCTCCTAGTGCATCCATGACAGTTACGTTCAACCAAACACTTGATATGAGCCAAACTGGTGGCGATTACGAATTTGTAGTATCTGTTTCAATGGCAGGCGACAGCATTCCTTATAATGATACAGTTAGACTAACCGTTACGCCAACCGTAGCAATCCCTTTGGGTTATTTGCAAGATTTCAATTTATCATATACCATACCTGCTTCCTATACCAACAATGGGTTTAGTTATAGTAACAATACAGGACTAAACGGATCCGATGCCTTGGAAGTAAGTATGTCGAGCTCAGCGAAAGCTACTGCTACATCAGAACTCATAGGAACCACAACGAGTTTGAGTGCCTTAAAGCTATTTTACAAAACCGCTGGAGCTATGCCAAATAAAGATACGATATTTATACAAGTTTCTACAGATTGTGGCTTAACCTTCAAAAGTGTTTATAGCATAATTACTAAGAATAGCCATGCCAACAAGTGGGATAGCATACAATACGACTTAGGAGCTTCTGCAGGCAACAATGTAATTGTAAAACTATTAAGATCTGCTAATGCGGCTTCATCATATACTATATATTTTGATAATTTAGCAATTGCCGACAGGCCTGACCTTAACTTTGGCAATGATACCGCCGTTTGTAATTCTATAACACTATTTGCCAACCCAAATTATAATAGTTGGGAATTTGCGTGGAGCAAAGCAAAATGGATACAAGACACACTGAAAGTTACCTCAACAAGTGTGGTATGGTGCAGGGCAATGGATGCAATATACGGCGTGTGGACTATAGATACAATCAAGATTACAGTATACCCCACACCAATAGCCAACCTTGGTGCCGACCAAAAAATATGTTCAGGTGTTAATACTATTTTAAATCCGGGAACTTTCCCAGCATCATACACCTATTTATGGAATACAGGAGATACCAGTTCTACGCTTACCGTATCTACCAGCGGAACTTATATAGTATCAGTAACAGCCCCTGCAGGTTGTTATGATGCGGATACCGTAAAAATAACAGCAAGCAACCAACCCAAAGGTGTATATATTATAAAAGGCTCTCCCTATAATGGACAGTATAATTCGGGCACAGCTACTGCACCTGACAATGTGTGCGTAGGCAATACGGTTACTTATGAAATAACGCCACCATCTGGTCATACAAATGCGAAATTTGGAATTACTTGGAATATTCCACTGGCCGTTGTTGCTACTATAAATGGCAACACTCCAGCAGGCAATGTAACTGTTACACCGCCAAGTGCCATCGGCAATGGAAGTTTGAGTTACGCAGCCAATGCTGCTGATGCGGATTCATTATATATAATAACGACTACGGTTATTGATAGTATTACAGCATGCGATACTTCGGTGATGCGTTATATATCGGTGAACTCTTTGCCAAGTGTTAATCTTGGTTCCGACGAAACTGTTTGCCCCAATACTCAAGTATATTTATCGAGCAGCGGTTCATTTGCACAATATAAATGGAGTGATGGCAGTACCAGTAATATGCTGGGGATATCAGCCCCGGGCGATTATTGGTTGAAAGTTACTGATAACAAAGGCTGCACTAATAATGACACAATTACTATTAACAATCATACAGTAACAAATCCAAATCTTGGCCCTGATAAAAATATTTGTCCTAACGATAAAGTTTTATTGGACGGCGGAAATGCGAATGCATACCTGTGGAGTACCAATGCTTCCACAGCAAAAATTACTATATCGACCGCCGGAACATATTGGCTCAAAACTACTGATGCCAATGGTTGTTTTGCCGCCGACTCAATTGATGTAAACTTGCTTCCCACACCCGATGCCAGCTTTACTTATAATATAACAAACGGAAAATCGGCAGTGCAGTTTACTGCAACTAATACGACACATAATAAATATACTTGGACTTTGGGTGATGGCGGGAATAGTGCACAAATATCGCCTGCACATACCTATACACTAACTGGTGCGTATATTGTAAAATTAGTTGTTACCGGAACCAATGGTTGCAGCGACTCCAGTACACAAACGATTAATGTAAATACGGCTATCAATATGCCGAATGCCTTGGTGAATGAACTAACCGTGTTTCCAAATCCATATAATCACGAAGCAAGCCTTAATTTTAATTTGATTAAAAATGCGGTAGTGAATATAGAACTGTATGATATATATGGTCGCAAAATAAATACACTCGCCAATGGGCAATTGGCCGAAGGAAAACACCAAATGCAAATTGCTACCAACAATTCCGCTCAAGCAGTATATATGTTGCGTATAACAATTAATGGTCAATCAACCGTGATTCGTTTGATAGACTTAGGAAACAATTAATATGTATTTTAACTTTCCAATCTCAAATGCATTCGGGATTGGAAAGTTATTTAAAAATTAGACTACGAATTTAAATAATCACAGGTATGAAAAACACCAAATTAATTTCAAAATTTTTGGCAGTTGCCATAGTTTTATTATATACTACTTCGGTATGTAGTTCGCAAGTCTGCAAACCAAGTTTTGTGGGCTCTGGCCTAAGTTGGGGCTTGTACACCTCCAATGTAACGCTTGATTCTATTAACAACACAAGCACTATACCCGCCAATTCTCCTTTTTATACTTATTATAATACACAATCAACCACAGTTAAAACTGGTTATGGATATTGGGTAAAAGTTACTGCGGGTCCTTCAACACTGGGATATAATAATATTGCAGCATGGTTAGATTTTAATGGCAATGATACTTTTGAAACGAAAGAAAAAATTGGTGAACTCGACGATATGGCTGCATCTGCACAAGACAGTATATACTTTACCGTACCCAACAATGCAGATACTGGTCAAGTGAAAATGCGTGTGATATTTTCCTATTACTATAAAAACATTACTGCTTGTGGCACTTTGTATTATGGCGACTGCGAAGATTATAATATCAATATAAAATATGTGCCTTGTACTTCGCCACCCACTGCAGGTTCGGTTATTACAAATAAAAATCCCGTTTGCACGAGCGATATTTTCACACTGTCGCTACAAGGCTCTACAACTGGTGCCGGCCAAACATACCAGTGGCAAAAATCGGCTGACTATAATAATTGGAGCAATATAGGAAGTGCTCAAAATCAAAACTTCATATCTTCTCAAGGTGATTCTACCTATTACCGATGCATGTTAACCTGTGGTGGGTATACAGATTCGACGCAGGTATTACTTATGGTACAAAAACCTGCTACCAATTGT from the Bacteroidota bacterium genome contains:
- a CDS encoding GEVED domain-containing protein: MKNIYHSIIKSCYLVLLLVTLSSISSKGQSYCKPSISNQGLPYNLYIENVALDSIDNTTTAPSSSPYYTLYNTMSTTIKTGFGYWVKITPGNSGYSKNMAVWIDFNGNDTFESKEKLGEKANMPNGQDSIYFSVPNNADTGATRMRVIFAYNQQNLTPCGSYSYGEAEDYVINIQYVACTTPPTPGIVITNNTAPCTGIPFILSLQGNSNGAGQSYQWQKSSDSVNWSDVSGATYDTTNQYQSASTYYRCMVTCSSNSDSTAAFEVVQNPFYNCYCSSRPSSGKTTNIANVTFGNFSNGVDTLPATNNTNVSATYSDYTGIGKIGLIRGSTYPFSVTQIDASSWAVCYIKVWIDYNQNGVYETSEVIYGGNTKSGSKGNTIHANITIPSGATYGITHMRVHLEYSGASSGSPCGTYSAGETEDYTVVIFDKAKKDVAIKSIVSPAVKSCFSGTEPGKVAVFNQGTDTLDFSYTNLNVHLEMSNLNTGTLDTVITSGKLAPSASMTVTFNQTLDMSQTGGDYEFVVSVSMAGDSIPYNDTVRLTVTPTVAIPLGYLQDFNLSYTIPASYTNNGFSYSNNTGLNGSDALEVSMSSSAKATATSELIGTTTSLSALKLFYKTAGAMPNKDTIFIQVSTDCGLTFKSVYSIITKNSHANKWDSIQYDLGASAGNNVIVKLLRSANAASSYTIYFDNLAIADRPDLNFGNDTAVCNSITLFANPNYNSWEFAWSKAKWIQDTLKVTSTSVVWCRAMDAIYGVWTIDTIKITVYPTPIANLGADQKICSGVNTILNPGTFPASYTYLWNTGDTSSTLTVSTSGTYIVSVTAPAGCYDADTVKITASNQPKGVYIIKGSPYNGQYNSGTATAPDNVCVGNTVTYEITPPSGHTNAKFGITWNIPLAVVATINGNTPAGNVTVTPPSAIGNGSLSYAANAADADSLYIITTTVIDSITACDTSVMRYISVNSLPSVNLGSDETVCPNTQVYLSSSGSFAQYKWSDGSTSNMLGISAPGDYWLKVTDNKGCTNNDTITINNHTVTNPNLGPDKNICPNDKVLLDGGNANAYLWSTNASTAKITISTAGTYWLKTTDANGCFAADSIDVNLLPTPDASFTYNITNGKSAVQFTATNTTHNKYTWTLGDGGNSAQISPAHTYTLTGAYIVKLVVTGTNGCSDSSTQTINVNTAINMPNALVNELTVFPNPYNHEASLNFNLIKNAVVNIELYDIYGRKINTLANGQLAEGKHQMQIATNNSAQAVYMLRITINGQSTVIRLIDLGNN